A genomic region of Lates calcarifer isolate ASB-BC8 linkage group LG9, TLL_Latcal_v3, whole genome shotgun sequence contains the following coding sequences:
- the LOC108895487 gene encoding aryl hydrocarbon receptor-like: MPSATMQGNGGVYAVKKRKKPVQKVAKPPPLKTNPSKRHRDRLNVELDHLTSLLPFSEEVRGRLDKLSVLRLSVGYLKVKSYFHVALQRNGTFARVASANGRNGQSVSLDGVSFSEGELLLQALNGFVLVVTTDGTIFYTSPTTHDFLGFHQSDVVHQSVYDLIHMDDREMFRCQLHFALNPSKSDTDMRAEDGQCSSKTLSSSQSFLPQYLPPENSSFLERSFCCRLRCLLDNTSGFLALNFTGRLKYLHLQGTAGADGTVAPPQLALFAIATPVQSPSVTEIRTKTLIFQTKHRMDFAPVGIDTRGKLVLGYTEVELVTTGSGYQFIHAADMMYCADNHLKMIKTGDSGFTFFRLLTKTGHWLWVQASARIVFKEGRPDFIIARQKALTNEEGEEHLRQRRQQLPFSVATGEGVLYDVSLDVFSISGPSGPAESTTEKPLDPASLLGSLRRQDHSLYTQPEMPSPQFPIFSQTEDTDCEQAQSALEQAFMDSHALLSVPGQIQTLQKRYLKVDSTSEAMMDSLGQILGDIEDGGIEGLEVEEMELKDWENTLLRMNKEKEDAERELNRTLANDVFSYVEEALRRETGGVVVEGSDQTGCHVSGTINSLSIQGERPGFSNNERQSRTDMTSNQSGSGEQAQLGNIHGDASNSTGLNAASQTTSTQTPTQCRNSHHAHTSSLWPPSSSNHRCGNEMISTPSCLTRQCWPPSAPNLNNTHSSHQSGLEAMDQSVEYSLNHTGSQQTYVGRQPQIPSVWQQQQQLPQSFHHHTLSHSSHTQSSVNSTAQSFQTQPLSGSCMYEKIEGRIPSAATVSTRQNRLLLGPSHSRGPTHVAGTTTNGPPFTLSNPGMAAAGINQGTMTSQSTHMAACTDMGNISLGHLSGNDANVGTLGSEYPPENASLQSSFFCWNSEAQIPKVPLSDVVDPFAFPALPTGSINLSQNTRP, encoded by the exons ATGCCCAGCGCCACCATGCAGGGGAACGGTGGAGTATACgcagtgaagaagaggaagaagccCGTTCAGAAAGT TGCGAAGCCTCCACCGTTGAAGACCAATCCGTCCAAACGGCACCGGGACCGCCTGAATGTAGAGCTGGACCATCTGACCAGCCTGCTGCCTTTCTctgaggaggtcagaggtcgccTGGACAAACTGTCTGTGCTCCGGCTCAGTGTGGGATACCTCAAGGTTAAGAGTTACTTCCACG TGGCACTGCAGAGAAATGGAACGTTTGCTCGTGTCGCCTCTGCAAACGGCAGGAATGGACAGTCCGTGTCCCTGGATGGAGTCAGTTTCTCAGAGGGAGAACTCCTGCTCCAG GCTTTGAATGGTTTTGTGTTGGTTGTGACGACCGATGGCACCATCTTCTACACATCCCCGACGACCCACGACTTCCTGGGCTTCCATCAG TCGGACGTCGTCCACCAGAGTGTGTACGACCTCATCCACATGGACGACAGAGAGATGTTCAGATGTCAGCTTCACTTCGCCCTCAACCCCAGCAAGTCCgacacagacatgagagcagaag atggGCAGTGTAGCAGTAAAACTCTGAGCAGCTCTCAGAGCTTCTTGCCTCAGTACCTCCCTCCAGAGAACTCCTCTTTCTTGGAAAGAAGCTTCTGCTGTCGCCTTCGCTGCCTCCTGGACAACACCTCTGGATTCCTG GCTCTGAACTTCACTGGGCGTCTGAAGTACCTGCATTTACAGGGAACTGCTGGGGCTGATGGTACTGTGGCTCCTCCTCAGCTGGCTCTGTTCGCCATTGCCACACCTGTACAGTCTCCTTCAGTAACGGAGATCCGCACCAAGACCCTCATCTTTCAGACCAAACACCGAATGGACTTTGCTCCTGTGGGCATAGACACCAG gggGAAGCTGGTTTTGGGTTATACAGAGGTAGAGCTGGTCACAACAGGCTCTGGTTATCAGTTCATCCATGCTGCTGACATGATGTACTGCGCAGACAACCACCTCAAGA TGATTAAAACCGGAGACAGTGGCTTCACATTCTTCAGGCTGCTGACTAAAACAGGACACTGGTTGTGGGTTCAGGCCTCTGCCAGGATAGTCTTCAAGGAAGGGAGGCCAGACTTCATCATTGCTCGTCAGAAAGCTCTCAC AAatgaagaaggagaggaacatTTGCGCCAGAGAAGGCAGCAGCTCCCTTTCAGTGTTGCCACCGGTGAAGGTGTCTTGTACGACGTTTCTCTGGATGTTTTCTCCATCTCGGGTCCTTCTGGCCCTGCTGAGTCTACAACAGAGAAACCTCTGGATCCTGCCTCACTCCTGGGATCCCTTCGCCGGCAGGACCACTCTCTTTACACCCAGCCAGAGATGCCCAGTCCCCAGTTCCCAATCTTCTCCCAAACAGAGGACACTGATTGTGAACAAGCCCAATCTGCCTTGGAACAAGCCTTCATGGACAGCCATGCTCTGCTCAGTGTGCCAGGTCAGATTCAGACTTTACAGAAGAGGTATTTGAAAGTGGACTCCACATCTGAAGCCATGATGGACTCTTTGGGGCAGATTTTGGGAGATATtgaggatggagggatagagggtcttgaggtggaggagatggagcTAAAGGACTGGGAAAACACCCTCCTCAGGATGAATAAAGAGAAGGAAGACGCAGAGAGGGAGCTGAATCGCACCCTGGCTAATGATGTGTTCTCATATGTGGAGGAGGCTCTGAGGAGAGAGACTGGTGGGGTTGTGGTTGAGGGTTCAGATCAGACAGGGTGTCATGTTTCGGGAACCATCAACAGTTTATCCATTCAAGGTGAGCGTCCTGGGTTTTCAAACAATGAGCGGCAGTCAAGGACGGACATGACATCTAACCAGAGTGGATCTGGAGAACAGGCTCAGTTGGGAAATATTCATGGCGATGCTTCTAATTCGACCGGACTGAACGCTGCTTCTCAAAcgacaagcacacaaacacccactcaGTGTCGTAACAGTCACCATGCACACACCTCTTCTCTGTGGCCTCCAAGCAGCAGCAATCACCGCTGTGGTAATGAAATGATTTCAACACCATCCTGTTTGACGCGTCAGTGTTGGCCTCCATCTGCACCAAACCTCAACAATACTCACAGCAGCCATCAATCTGGCTTGGAGGCAATGGACCAAAGTGTAGAATATTCTCTAAACCACACTGGTTCACAGCAGACTTACGTGGGGCGACAGCCTCAGATCCCTTCAGTGtggcaacagcaacagcagctgccACAAAGTTTTCACCatcacacactttcacattcctcacacacacaaagcagtgtgAACTCAACAGCTCAGTCATTCCAAACGCAGCCACTATCTGGCAGCTGCATGTATGAAAAAATAGAAGGTCGCATACCGAGTGCTGCTACTGTTTCTACCAGACAGAACAGGCTTCTCTTGGGACCATCGCACTCCAGGGGACCCACACATGTTGCAGGGACTACCACAAATGGTCCGCCCTTCACCCTGTCGAATCCAGGCATGGCAGCTGCAGGCATCAACCAGGGGACGATGACCAGTCAGAGCACTCACATGGCTGCCTGTACAGACATGGGCAACATCAGTTTGGGTCATCTGAGTGGAAACGATGCCAACGTGGGAACACTTGGATCAGAATATCCTCCTGAAAATGCATCATTACAGTCTTCATTCTTCTGTTGGAACAGTGAAGCTCAG ATTCCCAAAGTTCCCCTGAGCGACGTTGTGGACCCGTTTGCCTTCCCGGCGCTTCCCACTGGGAGCATCAACCTTTCTCAGAACACCAGACCATAG